A stretch of Fusarium poae strain DAOMC 252244 chromosome 2, whole genome shotgun sequence DNA encodes these proteins:
- a CDS encoding hypothetical protein (SECRETED:SignalP(1-20)), protein MHFSTATALTILAAVSQASAWTITLYNNVENCDANDSTEYQIIEGNQGDCYTLGASMPRTTCEHFTDGGINKKGCRGLFKATSVAIPRGTNCQFYGLDFCQSLSIYGDEGKCRNNRELLAGPGDYFRSFKCENDE, encoded by the exons ATGCATTTTTCCACAGCCACAGCTCTCACCATCCTCGCCGCCGTCTCACAGGCATCGGCATGGACCA TCACCCTCTACAACAACGTCGAAAATTGCGATGCAAATGACAGCACCGAATACCAAATCATCGAGGGCAACCAAGGCGACTGCTACACCCTCGGCGCATCCATGCCCCGCACGACATGTGAGCATTTCACCGACGGTGGCATCAACAAGAAGGGCTGCCGCGGATTGTTCAAGGCAACATCTGTTGCTATCCCCAGAGGAACGAACTGCCAGTTCTATGGATTGGATTTTTGCCAATCGCTCAGTATTTATGGAGATGAGGGCAAGTGCAGAAACAACAGGGAGCTTCTTGCCGGTCCAGGAGATTATTTCCGATCTTTCAAATGC GAAAACGACGAGTAG
- a CDS encoding hypothetical protein (SECRETED:SignalP(1-20)): MKVSFGILASVLGASSLVASVPTDQSSASDLILSLNEKATSALEEAETQPTKRSGPKKCTIFNAAVRRDWKTLSKKDKKAYIDAVLCLREKPSKADPAFAPGARSRYDDFVAVHINQTLSIHGTGNFFTWHRYFTWAYEKALQDECGYKGTQPYWNWFETGDFATNPVFDGSATSMSGDGSFVKHEGAWSGKQNIFIPSGKGGGCIKDGPFKAAVANLGPPSPGMVGMEATKTPLEYNPRCLRRDLSSYSVDQWLNLPNLLNITIGKASHSIQAMQDEFQGRFTDKFLGMHAAGHFTMGGDSADLFSSPNDPVFFLHHSMVDRIYWVWQALHPRQAKDIAGTITILNQPPSRDAVKSDPLNMGVNAPLISIGDGLDTLGGSPFCYIYL, translated from the exons ATGAAGGTGTCTTTTGGAATCCTCGCCTCTGTGCTAGGCGCCTCAAGTTTAGTCGCCTCTGTGCCCACTGATCAATCGTCGGCTAGCGATCTGATCCTGTCTCTCAACGAAAAAGCCACATCTGCACTGGAGGAAGCAGAGACACAACCGACCAAGAGATCAGGACCTAAGAAATGCACAATCTTCAACGCTGCTGTGCGCCGCGATTG GAAGACACTCtccaagaaggacaagaaagCTTATATCGATGCTGTGCTTTGTCTGCGTGAGAAGCCCTCGAAAGCCGATCCTGCCTTTGCACCTGGTGCCCGAAGTAGATATGATGACTTTGTTGCCGTTCATATCAACCAAACCTTGAGTATTCACGGGACT GgcaacttctttacctggcATCGATACTTCACTTGGGCTTACGAGAAGGCTCTTCAAGATGAGTGCGGCTACAAGGGGACGCAGCCA TACTGGAATTGGTTCGAGACCGGTGACTTCGCTACTAACCCCGTCTTTGACGGTTCTGCGACTAGTATGAGTGGCGACGGCAGCTTTGTCAAGCATGAGGGAGCTTGGTCCGGCAAACAAAACATCTTCATCCCTAGTGGTAAAGGTGGCGGTTGCATCAAAGACGGTCCTTTCAAAGCAGCTGTCGCTAACCTCGGTCCCCCAAGTCCTGGCATGGTCGGTATGGAGGCTACAAAAACGCCTCTTGAATATAACCCACGATGCCTCCGACGTGATCTGAGCTCCTATTCCGTCGACCAGTGGCTCAACCTACCCAACCTCCTCAATATCACCATCGGCAAGGCATCTCATTCTATTCAGGCCATGCAAGACGAATTCCAAGGCCGGTTCACTGACAAATTCCTGGGTATGCATGCTGCTGGGCATTTCACTATGGGGGGTGATTCGGCAGATCTCTTTTCTTCGCCCAACGACCCGGTATTCTTCCTCCATCATTCTATGGTTGACCGAATCTATTGGGTCTGGCAGGCTCTGCATCCTCGACAAGCCAAGGACATTGCCGGAACAATTACTATTCTCAATCAGCCCCCAAGCAGAGACGCCGTCAAATCTGATCCCCTGAATATGGGAGTCAATGCACCTTTGATCTCTATCGGCGACGGACTCGACACTCTTGGCGGTTCACCTTTTTGTTACATTTATCTATAA
- a CDS encoding hypothetical protein (TransMembrane:7 (o20-45i57-78o100-125i137-159o179-207i219-237o257-277i)) translates to MPAPPPFVVNTDPERVAESQTALIVGIITTINFLAIAVVAARTYTRLAISKSPGAQDVLMVLSVCTGLAGTIILYLMIPHGLGKHADTIERADFTKFSKYSFIITVVPLLGGIGLLKVAIALELIKYNGNSWKWYKITLQCMIGFVIAYTIEAWLSFILFCNPVAKQWDRSLDGSCYPISMFIAFGLANSAFNIFTDIAFATLPIPLIWSLKMPLKTRIYLIIILSLGYVAAVMGLVKAISQMKYDPAGDNTFLYDIQFWGLLQLNIGIIAACAPSLRPLVKNILRLKSLTPGYGYSDYGQRQRGVRLSTIGGTGVSSVSRQGDQAVQSKRRNNMENAIYVETVFELKNSSQDAILNTDSPEGARGQGVPR, encoded by the exons ATGCCGGCTCCTCCACCATTCGTTGTAAACACAGACCCTGAGCGGGTAGCAGAGTCACAGACAGCACTGATCGTCGGAATTATTACTACGATCAACTTTCTGGCGATCGCTGTCGTCGCTGCAAGGACGTATACTCGCTTGGCAATCTCCAAGTCCCCGGGTGCACAAGATGTACTTATGGTCTTGAGTGTT TGCACTGGGCTTGCGGGCACCATCATCCTATATCTCATGATTCCACACGGTCTGGGTAAACACGCCGATACGATCGAACGAGCCGACTTCACCAAGTTCAGCAAATACAGCTTTATAATCACGGTAGTCCCCCTTCTCGGAGGGATTGGCCTCCTCAAAGTCGCAATCGCTCTCGAACTCATCAAATATAATGGGAACTCATGGAAGTGGTACAAGATTACTTTACAGTGCATGATTG GCTTTGTGATTGCTTATACAATCGAGGCATGGCTTTCGTTTATCCTCTTTTGCAATCCAGTTGCAAAACAATGGGATCGGTCACTGGATGGATCTTGTTATCCTATATCGATGTTTATCGCATTCGGTCTCGCCAATTCCG CTTTCAATATTTTTACGGATATTGCCTTTGCTACCTTACCCATACCACTCATTTGGTCCTTGAAGATGCCTCTCAAGACACGAATCTACCTCATTATTATTTTGAGCCTCGGATATGT CGCTGCCGTGATGGGTCTAGTGAAAGCTATTTCCCAGATGAAGTACGATCCTGCGGGAGACAACACGTT CCTTTACGATATCCAATTCTGGGGCCT TCTCCAACTCAACATCGGCATCATCGCCGCTTGCGCACCCTCTCTTAGACCATTGGTGAAGAACATCCTGCGACTAAAGTCTTTGACACCTGGGTACGGCTACTCAGACTATGGACAACGCCAACGCGGCGTACGGCTTTCTACAATTGGGGGAACAGGTGTCTCATCTGTCTCAAGACAAGGAGATCAAGCAGTGCAAAGTAAGCGTCGAAACAATATGGAAAACGCCATCTATGTGGAAACTGTTTTTGAGCTTAAGAATAGCAGCCAGGACGCAATTCTAAATACAGATAGCCCAGAAGGGGCCAGAGGTCAAGGGGTACCTCGTTAA
- a CDS encoding hypothetical protein (SECRETED:SignalP(1-18)): MFKFLPVLLFAIVGIVFAEKYDNPGYGDYGNSQCAKWCAANFRHPGKTCTAPAAKRKGPCYDCGPKSTNRAKKLCYGVCKDTQSDSANCGKCGKSCPTKTHCVKGKCVCENSNQPQCKGLCPDYTTDSGNCGKCGVACKKDVEKCEGGKCVPTCPAGSSQCGSSCVDLKTDPNNCGTCGTTCPSGECENGACVAPGCAGQTCDTFTACGPGGSCATVLVVKSVLWAHAALGTKMILKKVSGDTVGSRGGS, encoded by the exons ATGTTCAAGTTTCTCCCTGTACTTCTCTTTGCAATTG TTGGCATTGTCTTTGCCGAAAAATACGACAACCCAGGCTACGGTGACTATGGCAACAGCCAATGTGCAAAATGGTGTGCCGCAAACTTCCGCCACCCAGGCAAGACGTGTACAGCTCCGGCAGCAAAACGCAAAGGCCCTTGCTACGATTGCGGACCGAAGAGCACCAACCGGGCCAAGAAGCTTTGCTATGGGGTATGCAAGGACACTCAGTCTGACAGCGCCAACTGTGGCAAGTGTGGTAAATCT TGCCCAACGAAAACCCATTGCGTCAAGGGGAAATGTGTATGTGAAAATTCGAATCAGCCCCAGTGCAAAGGCTTGTGCCCAGATTACACGACGGACTCGGGCAATTGTGGAAAATGTGGTGTTGCT TGTAAAAAGGACGTCGAGAAGTGTGAAGGTGGAAAATGCGTTCCCACCTGCCCGGCCGGCTCTTCCCAATGTGGCTCCTCATGTGTTGATCTGAAGACGGATCCTAACAACTGCGGTACATGCGGCACTACT TGTCCCTCAGGCGAATGCGAGAATGGTGCATGCGTAGCACCTGGATGCGCAGGTCAGACATGCGACACCTTCACAGCCTGTGGTCCTGGCGGCTCTTGC GCGACTGTCCTAGTGGTCAAGTCTGTATTGTGGGCTCATGCTGCACTCGGAAC CAAGATGATTCTTAAGAAGGTTTCAGGTGATACTGTTGGAAGTCGTGGTGGTA GTTGA
- a CDS encoding hypothetical protein (TransMembrane:2 (i284-308o328-355i)), with product MPSHSSRSSHSSHSSSGIIQLGKATSSSSHKHHSKSHSKSHSKSHSKSHSKSHGKSDIKSDTNEAEQDIYQSQNKDLWEDVKLTQGNKNALILTVVTPDQRKHMKRLIDDKVKHKKIMVTTPQQLQQQLDCAIQDGVKKAYKTLHLLVSSTVSQLTYHIEDFVDQVFVKPCRWAGRQDALYIDKSSTYCGWKTHAWDYRTQEVQLRKQLTHHEGCLFDTRDFSPEDFSYYTQPRETPNLSKDDIKDIAAQMNLLKSVSVDEKNDGPSDDSADRANSWFQQWKKLLATVIAAGAGVGAACITGGMWISAGGLIVKGPLGFSLAAGYTSFAAVGAVGAVGAVSLGTAVVAYSAVYFVPWDRVWDYLAKKLWQVWEMVKKFFSWVKDKLVGFAGYIASNMGWVANGE from the exons ATGCCTTCCCACTCTTCCCGCTCTTCTCACTCATCGCACTCTTCCTCTGGCATCATTCAGCTTGGAAAAGCtacatcttcctcttcacacAAGCATCACTCAAAGTCTCACTCAAAGTCTCACTCAAAGTCTCACTCAAAGTCTCACAGCAAGTCTCATGGCAAGTCGGACATCAAGTCTGACACCAACGAAGCCGAGCAAGACATCTATCAGTCGCAGAACAAAGACCTCTGGGAGGATGTCAAGCTTACCCAGGGTAACAAAAACGCCCTCATTCTCACCGTGGTAACACCAGACCAGAGAAAGCACATGAAGAGACTTATCGACGACAAGGTGAAGCATAAAAAGATCA TGGTTACTACCCCACAACAGTTGCAGCAGCAACTGGATTGTGCCATTCAGGACGGCGTCAAGAAGGCCTATAAAACTCTGCACTTGCTTGTTAGCTCGACAGTCTCTCAGTTGACCTACCACATTGAAGACTTTGTCGACCAAGTTTTTGTTAAACCATGTCGTTGGGCCGGACGACAAGACGCTCTCTATATAGACAAGTCCTCTACCTATTGTGGTTGGAAGACTCATGCCTGGGACTATCGCACCCAGGAAGTGCAGCTCAGGAAGCAACTCACACATCATGAGGGTTGTCTATTTGACACGAGGGACTTTAGCCCTGAGGATTTTTCTTATTACACCCAGCCGAGAGAAACCCCCAATCTTTCCAAAGATGACATCAAGGATATCGCGGCTCAAATGAACTTGTTGAAAAGCGTGAGTGTGGATGAAAAGAACGACGGGCCCTCGGATGATTCTGCTGACAGGGCAAATTCATGGTTTCAACAGTGGAAAAAACTTCTAGCTACCGTCATTGCAGCTGGTGCGGGTGTGGGCGCCGCTTGTATAACTGGAGGTATGTGGATAAGCGCTGGTGGGCTCATTGTCAAAGGACCCTTGGGCTTTTCTCTGGCGGCAGGGTATACCTCCTTCGCTGCTGTCGGTGCTGTCGGTGCAGTAGGCGCAGTAAGTCTCGGGACAGCTGTGGTCGCCTACAGTGCCGTCTACTTTGTCCCCTGGGACAGAGTTTGGGATTACCTTGCGAAGAAGCTGTGGCAGGTCTGGGAGATGGTCAAGAAGTTCTTTTCGTGGGTCAAAGACAAGCTTGTTGGGTTTGCTGGTTACATCGCTTCTAACATGGGTTGGGTCGCTAACGGAGAATGA
- a CDS encoding hypothetical protein (SECRETED:SignalP(1-19)) produces MKASLTSLLLATLAGSAVAQTQKINTAKFNEDYLRASSAPNAIGMKELRQRKMALHESEAAAGVFDKDRYKVLSSATPCSGGKAGEYSCNNVDLLGFLRHQDMGSRTRVGNDIWGWTHTSGREFALVGQSDGTAFVEVKADGSLTYVGRLPTQTVASSWRDIKVIGNYAYIGSEAPGHGLQIFDLTKLLNTDPKNPPTFSLRSDLAAHFSAFGNSHNIVANEQTNLIAAVGTAYDLKCRAGLWMIDVSNPKRPQDAGCVSNDGYVHDAQCVIYRGPQKAFQGREICFNYNEDALTIVDISRRTMPRQISRTTYNGATYTHQGWLTEDHKYLLLDDELDEQEKTGPAADQHTTTYIVDIQDLEYPVFRGVYKSPVRSIDHNQYVIGGVSYQANYGSGLRMVNVSSINQDDTGAGFKEIGFFDVHPEDDEVGGTAEFFGAWSVYPYFQSGNIVVSSIERGMYSLRYTG; encoded by the exons ATGAAGGCCAGTCTTACCTCCCTGCTCCTTGCCACCTTGGCCGGCTCTGCCGTCGCGCAGACGCAAAAGATCAACACCGCCAAGTTCAACGAGGACTACCTTCGTGCTTCCAGTGCGCCTAATGCTATTGGAATGAAGGAGCTTCGCCAGCGCAAGATGGCCCTCCATGAGAGtgaagctgctgctggtgtcTTTGACAAGGACCGCTACAAGGTGCTCAGCTCTGCTACACCTTGTTCCGGCGGCAAGGCAGGAGAGTACTCTTGCAACAATGTCGACCTCTTGGGTTTCTTGCGTCACCAGGATATGGGTAGCCGAACCCGTGTCGGCAACGACATCTGGG GCTGGACTCACACCAGTGGTCGCGAGTTTGCTCTCGTTGGTCAATCAGATGGTACTGCCTTTGTCGAGGTCAAGGCTGATGGTAGCCTTACCTACGTTGGCCGTCTCCCCACCCAGACTGTCGCTTCTTCATGGCGCGACATCAAAGTCATTGGCAACTACGCCTACATCGGCTCTGAAGCCCCTGGTCACGGTCTCCAAATCTTCGACTTGaccaagcttctcaacaCTGATCCCAAGAACCCTCCCACCTTCAGCCTTCGAAGTGACTTGGCCGCTCACTTCAGCGCTTTCGGCAACAGCCACAACATTGTTGCCAACGAGCAGACAAACCTCATCGCCGCCGTCGGTACCGCTTACGATCTTAAGTGCCGCGCTGGTCTTTGGATGATCGATGTCTCCAACCCCAAGCGACCTCAGGATGCTGGCTGTGTCTCAAACGACGGCTACGTCCATGACGCTCAGTGTGTTATCTACCGTGGACCTCAGAAGGCTTTCCAGGGTCGCGAGATTTGCTTTAACTATAACGAGGATGCTCTTACTATTGTTGACATCTCTCGCCGAACCATGCCTCGCCAGATTTCTCGCACTACATACAACGGTGCCACATACACTCACCAGGGCTGGTTGACTGAGGACCACAAATACCTTCTCTTGGACGACGAGCTTGATGAGCAAGAAAAGACTGGTCCTGCTGCTGACCAGCACACCACCACATACATCGTGGATATCCAGGACCTTGAGTACCCTGTTTTCCGTGGTGTTTACAAGAGCCCTGTTCGCTCAATTGATCACAACCAGTACGTCATTGGCGGCGTCTCATACCAGGCCAACTACGGATCCGGTCTTCGCATGGTCAACGTCAGTTCAATCAAccaagatgatactggcGCTGGCTTCAAGGAGATTGGTTTCTTCGATGTTCACCCCGAGGACGACGAGGTTGGCGGTACTGCTGAGTTCTTTGGTGCTTGGTCTGTCTACCCTTACTTCCAGAGCGGTAACATTGTCGTCAGCTCCATTGAGCGTGGCATGTACTCTCTCCGATACACTGGATAG
- a CDS encoding hypothetical protein (SECRETED:SignalP(1-17)~CAZy:GH55), whose amino-acid sequence MLKLLALFSVAAVAATAAPQYNNASASGSWYADMDHTGDFRGIAPYVGESYEVFKTVVAGDGKAIQDAIDSGNRHKQWLASEPRVVYLPSGTYEVDSTITLRTDTILMGNPVDPPIIKPAAGFKDHFLVNGTDPSVGVSGEISFAVGVKNIILDTTAIDATSDFTALYWGVAQVCQLQNIHIKMPAAGKDSGHSGIRLGRGSTLGLADITVENGMNGIWHDGHQQAFYKSVNFIRNTVGLRIDGGNTITVLNPTFDTVGTPVKHNSGAPFVGIIDAKSINSGITFDSSNYPSLLIENLSKDTDSDVVRLPSGVALGKASHVDTFTYGNTVGRDPVYGGETSSTPRPAAIAPGGRIPAVSAPTYGDRPVSDFMNIKDPKQNGGQVIKGDGKGNEVEALTAALKYAVQNNKIAYFPFGDYRIESTLTIPIGSRIIGEAWASISAAGDFFKNADDPKPVVQIGSPGDVGTIEVQDMRFTVADVLPGAIILEINAAGSKPGDVAIWNSAITVGGTRGAESLTDNCRDASNPCQGAYLGMHFTKDSSAYVENVWNWVADHITEEFDGGSSIAGKGGALVESTKGTWLHALGSEHWWLYQLNLRNASNVVVSMLQTETNYEQGAKAEKLMPSPWNPDKGGWGDPDYSWCGTTDGSCRMGLSNYVNGGSNIYYYGSASWAFFNGPGYQRCEDEMNCQETIHWIEKTPENLQSFGWCAKASKVALRLGNGDKVMTEPDFKGSWGSLVGRYTP is encoded by the exons ATGTTGAAGCTATTGGCTCTCTTTTCAGTTGCTGCTGTAGCCGCAACCGCAGCTCCACAGTATAACAATGCTAGCGCATCTGGTAGCTGGTACGCTGACATGGATCATACGGGCGACTTCAGAGGCATAGCCCCTTATGTCGGTGAATCTTACGAAGTGTTCAAGACGGTTGTTGCTGGTGACGGCAAAGCCATACAGGATGCTATCGACTCAGGCAATCGTCACAAGCAGTGGCTCGCCTCGGAACCGCGG GTTGTCTATCTTCCTTCTGGTACGTACGAAGTTGACAGTACCATCACGCTTCGAACGGATACCATCCTCATGGGGAATCCTGTCGAC CCTCCCATCATCAAACCTGCCGCTGGCTTTAAAGACCACTTTCTCGTCAATGGAACAGATCCATCCGTTGGTGTATCCGGTGAGATTTCGTTTGCTGTTGGCGTGAAGAATATAATTCTCGATACCACTGCTATTGATGCCA CTAGTGACTTCACTGCCCTGTATTGGGGTGTTGCTCAGGTTTGTCAATTGCAAAACATCCACATCAAGATGCCGGCAGCTGGGAAGGATTCTGGACACTCAGGCATCAGACTTGGACGTGGCTCTACCCTCGGTCTTGCAGATATTACCGTTGAAAACGGCATG AACGGCATCTGGCATGACGGGCACCAACAAGCTTTCTACAAGAGTGTCAATTTTATCCGTAATACGGTTGGACTACGAATTGATGGAGGCAACACTATTACCGTGTTGAACCCTACATTCGACACTGTCGGAACTCCAGTGAAGCATAACTCGGGCGCACCGTTCGTGGGTATCATCGACGCCAAGTCTATTAACTCTGGCATTACGTTCGACTCTTCAAACTATCCATCGCTACTCATCGAGAACCTTTCCAAGGATACAGACTCTGATGTGGTGAGATTACCTAGTGGTGTGGCCTTGGGAAAGGCTAGCCACGTCGACACCTTCACATACGGAAACACAGTTGGGCGTGATCCTGTATACGGTGGTGAAACGTCTAGCACTCCCCGACCTGCAGCTATTGCTCCTGGTGGTCGAATTCCTGCCGTCTCGGCTCCTACGTATGGAGACCGACCAGTTAGTGATTTCATGAACATCAAGGATCCTAAGCAAAACGGAGGCCAAGTCATTAAAGGCGACGGCAAGGGTAACGAGGTTGAGGCTCTGACAGCTGCGCTGAAATACGCAGTCCAGAACAACAAGATTGCCTACTTTCCATTCGGAGACTATCGCATCGAGTCAACCCTTACTATTCCTATCGGTTCCCGTATCATTGGCGAGGCCTGGGCCTCAATTTCAGCAGCTGGTGACTTTTTCAAGAACGCCGACGATCCTAAACCAGTGGTACAGATCGGCAGTCCTGGTGACGTGGGCACAATCGAAGTGCAGGACATGAGATTTACTGTCGCCGATGTGCTCCCCGGGGCCATCATTCTCGAGATTAATGCGGCTGGCAGCAAGCCCGGCGATGTAGCCATTTGGAACTCGGCCATTACTGTTGGCGGCACACGGGGTGCTGAGAGCCTAACTGACAACTGCCGTGATGCTTCGAACCCCTGCCAGGGTGCCTATCTGGGCATGCATTTCACAAAGGATTCTTCAGCCTACGTAGAGAACGTGTGGAATTGGGTGGCTGATCACATCACTGAGGAGTTTGACGGTGGATCGAGTATTGCTGGTAAGGGTGGAGCTCTTGTTGAATCGACAAAGGGTACGTGGCTACACGCTTTGGGCAGCGAGCATTGGTGGCTGTACCAGCTTAACCTGCGCAATGCATCCAACGTGGTTGTCAGTATGCTTCAGACAGAAACAAACTACGAGCAAGGCGCCAAAGCAGAGAAGTTGATGCCAAGCCCATGGAACCCCGACAAGGGAGGCTGGGGAGATCCCGACTATTCCTGGTGTGGTACTACCGACGGTTCTTGTCGCATGGGTTTGTCGAATTATGTCAATGGCGGATCCAACATCTACTATTATGGATCAGCCTCGTGGGCATTCTTTAACGGTCCTGGATACCAGAGATGTGAAGATGAAATGAACTGTCAAG AAACCATTCACTGGATTGAAAAGACCCCGGAGAATTTGCAGAGTTTCGGCTGGTGTGCCAAGGCTTCCAAGGTTGCTCTGCGTTTAGGGAATGGCGACAAGGTTATGACTGAGCCTGACTTTAAAGGGTCTTGGGGAAGTCTTGTTGGACGTTATACTCCGTAG
- a CDS encoding hypothetical protein (TransMembrane:7 (o20-40i52-74o94-118i130-156o176-199i211-229o241-265i)) yields MALDAKAMSVDPTGIGRSLLIVTIIFLIITTIIIASRCWVRLRYRTFGVDDGLMLVGWMLYVGVSCIVARSTYAGLGTKDTELNAYLQSDGRKFLWFFQVTYCISLLFLKSSICVTLLRIAVVRTHRIIIWGTLAFALLSITTVIIGLFVICRPIATAWGHADGTCAPLIVTASLGYLVSTGAVVTDFICAILPIFMLYKANMKMATKVSLAIILSLAALASLCTIIRLPYVKYYIILPDYLYNVAHIVIWSILESGIGIVAGSLPSLRQLVNRRFQFDSNSDSSPAQSAPYSGPYRATITSKSVGQSRSHRGASTSGIGEGEGHWEELDDTSSRKNIYVKTDVEMQTFDRPITSGGPHRSSEGLVR; encoded by the exons ATGGCACTCGACGCCAAGGCAATGTCAGTAGACCCTACTGGCATTGGGCGGTCACTTCTCATCGTTACAATCATTTTCTTGATCATAACTACGATTATCATTGCCTCGAGATGTTGGGTTCGTCTACGATACAGGACGTTTGGCGTTGACGATGGTCTCATGCTTGTCGGATGG ATGCTATACGTCGGCGTTAGCTGCATCGTGGCACGTAGCACCTATGCTGGTCTCGGCACTAAAGATACCGAACTGAATGCTTATCTCCAAAGCGATGGCCGAAAG TTTCTTTGGTTCTTCCAAGTCACTTACTGCATCTCATTGCTATTCCTCAAAAGCTCCATCTGCGTTACTCTTCTTCGCATTGCTGTTGTCCGAACCCACCGTATCATCATTTGGGGCACTCTCGCATTTGCGTTGCTTTCTATTACTACTGTTATTATTGGACTTTTTGTTATTTGTCGTCCAATAGCGACCGCGTGGGGTCATGCGGACGGGACATGTGCTCCGTTAATTGTCACTGCAAGTCTTGGATATCTTGTGTCAACTGGTGCGGTTGTTACTGATTTCATCTGCGCTATCTTGCCTATATTTATGCTATACAAGGCGAACATGAAGATGGCGACCAAGGTATCACTTGCGATTATCCTTTCTCTGGCTGCCTT GGCTTCACTCTGCACAATCATTCGACTTCCCTATGTAAAGTACTATATTATCCTGCCTGATTATCTTT ATAACGTTGCACATATTGTCATCTGGTCTATCCTCGAGTCGGGCATCGGCATCGTAGCCGGTTCACTGCCCTCATTGCGTCAATTGGTCAACCGCCGCTTCCAATTCGACAGCAATTCAGATAGCTCTCCCGCCCAGTCCGCACCTTACTCAGGGCCCTACCGAGCGACTATTACTTCTAAATCAGTAGGGCAAAGCAGGTCCCACAGAGGCGCTAGTACATCAGGTATTGGCGAAGGAGAAGGTCACTGGGAGGAGCTCGACGATACCTCTTCCAGGAAGAACATCTACGTCAAGACGGATGTAGAGATGCAGACATTTGATCGACCAATTACATCTGGGGGACCACATAGGTCTAGCGAAGGCCTTGTTCGGTGA